ATACTGGCATCCAGTACCTGGTATTCTGCATCCCGAATGCAACTTCACCCCGTTAATTATCCTTCTTTTTTAAAAATGCTTTGGCAGCCTGCAATTCCTGTCTGACTGCCGTACCTGAATTAGTGATAGCCAATAGTTGCTGGTAATAAAGGTTGCTTTTTCGGAGTTGTTATTCCTTTCGCTTGCTAAAGCGGCACCATATAGGCCATTGAAGCGGTTGGGATGTTTTTTGAGGCTTGCTTCATAAGCAGACAGCGCTTCGGCAGGTTTATTCAATTGTAATAACATATCGGCCAGCAATTCCATGGCAGGTAGTACTTCACCCGGAGTTACCGGATGTTTTTCGGTTTTATTTTCCATGCTGACGGCAGCCTTCATACTTGTAAGCGCTTCCTTGCTTTTTCCTTCTTTCAAAAGTATCCATGCCTCGCCGGTCTTTACCTGTATCTGCACCTGCCCTGCCTTGTAATCATCTTTTTGATCCATCAATGCCTGCCGGATCTCGGTAAGTTTTTTTAATTCTGCTTTGGCTGAATCGAGGTTGCCGGTATGAGCAGACCCAAGCAGCCTGGTAAAATGAATGATGGCCTTTTGCCAGGTAAATTTTTCCCAGGGAAGGTGCAGGGGAGGCATGGGTAAAGCAGCGGCTTCCTTCCACAGTTTATTTTCCAGCACATACCTGGATGGAATGGCAGCAAATGCATACAGGACCTTAAAGTTAACCGGAGAAACATCCTGCATGGTATTTAAATAATCCCATTGTTGTTTTGCAAGGCTGTTCTCCCCTTTTTGCAAATAACCATATACAAGGTAGTCGAGGGCGTGCAACTCCTCATCCCAATGGCCCTTTAGCCCCGCAGATTCTGCATAGCATTTGGCCGAAGAAGCAGCGGCGATATTTGACCCGATGCATTCATCCCATAGACCCAGCCGGGTGAAAATATGTGATGGCATATGCTGCGCATGTGCCGATGAGGGGGCGATGGCTGCATATTTCCTGGCAGCAGGCAGGGCCAATAACGCCAGTTCCGGATAATCGTACGTATGAATAATATAATGCACGATGCCCGGGTGATTGGGGCCTTCCGGGAACAAACTGGTGAGGATGCTGCCGGCTTTCCGTTGGTTGAAAAAAGTTTGATCAGCCGGATCAGCCGTTGCCACCAATGCCAATGAATAAAAGATGGCGGCTTCTTTACTGGCCGGGTATGTTTTAAAGATATTTTCCATTGCCTTTTCATAGGCCAGGCTCCGGGGGCGGTGATCGGTCGTAGTCCAGTCTTTATAAAATTCGGCAATAGCATTGATAAAACCAGTTTCCATTTGTGATCCTTGCGTTTTTCCAGTTCGGGTTGGGTGGGGGGCGCCCAAAGCGGGTGATAATTGCTCATGGCTGCTCCCCAGTAAGCCATGGTACAGCCTGGTTCATCATCTATGATCTTTGCAAATACCTTTTCAGCTTCGTCGTATTCAAAGGAGTGAAGCAGCGCTACAGCCAGGTCAAAATCCTTCTTGACATTGTCCGGGCAGGATGTTTCAAATGCAACGGAGCCAAATTCTTTACCGGGCGGGCCACAGGAAATTATATCCCCCCTTTTAAGGCCGATCTCATTTATTGCGTTGCTTTCCGGGGCCTTCTTTTTTCTCTGGCATGAAACAGGGAACAGTTATAAGCAGAAAAGAAATACCTGTGCAACCCGTACTATTTTTTTCATGTTTACCCGATTAAAATTATTCAGGAGGTTTTAGCAGGGTGATGACAGGGCAGCACATCAACGAATGGCAGCGGTCAGCATCCTGTTGTCAAAAGTACCCGGATTAAAGATGCGGTTTTTTTGTTTAGAATGCAAAGCGTCCTTTCCCTTTTATCACAGCCTTGGTTCGTGGGCCAGGAACCGGGGCGGAGAAACTGAGCGTTTTCCCGTCAAACCCCAATTACGTCAAACCAATGCTGCCTGTAGTTGATTGGTTCTTTAGAGTTTCATATGGTCGATCGTTTTGACAAACCGGAATATTTGCCAATTTTCCCCTAACCCCCACCACTCATTTGAATATTTGTCTTTGTCGTAAAAGTTTTAATGGTTTTAAGTGAGTCGCATGGGGTATAAACTAGAAAGATTGGATACTTAGAAGGCCAATTGGTCTTTCGGGAGTACCAGTTTGTAACCTTGTTACACATATGTGAGGAGGCATCTGTAATTCCGACTTTCTTAAGTATATTATATTCGTTTGCATAAGAATCTTTTATGTCTGGCAAGCCGTTATATGGGCCTATTCGGAATAATGAGTCAAGTTTCTTATCACCCTTCAATTTTGTAATGAGAGAATCTAAAGTTGGTTTATTTTGAAAAAACATTTCAGCCAACTCTTCATGAGTTTTTGTTCCATGACATCCTCCTAGTATTAAAATGGATAAAATTGAAATCAAAGTACTGGAACGTGTCATTGGTGTGTTGTTGAGAATTGCTGCCAACATCTGTGTTTCCGCTAATATACACTACTGAAATGCGGTAAGCAATTTTTTAACCAGGTAATAAAAAAACGCTACCTCAATGAGTAGCGTAAATACATTTCAGTAGTTACTATTACTTCTTTTTCTCCACCCGCGTCGGCGTATCCTTTCCGCTCACGATCGTTTTGCTGCTGAGGGCAATGGCTTTAATGATCTCGGCCATATTGTTCATGTTCTTTTCTCAGCAACGTTTCTCCTGTGATTTGTGTGCTGGCTGACGGGGACGTTGCGTAATTTAAAAAACAAATTCGTTGACACAACGTCCCTTGCAGGAGAACGTTGCTGGGAAGGGATATTTTGCTAGGGAACCGGAACGACATCTACCCCGGTTTGTGCCACTGACCGGGGCGGATGGATACTGTGGAAATTGCTTTTATATCCGGAGTTGATATTTTATGTTCCTTGTTTTTGATTTTTGTTTATGGTAAAGTAGGCAAAAAGGGAGAATGAGAAAGTCAGGACAATTCTGAAGATCATCGCACCTATAGTTTTGTTTTCATGCACTCGGCCAGATTGGATATAGAAAAGAAAACCAATAAATGCAATGGTTAAAATTACCGTTGTAAGTCCCAGCGTTTTGTAGGTCCAGGTTTTTACCGTAAGAAGACCGTAAACAGAAAAAAGATAAAATAAACTGCTGATGAAATTTGTCCAAACAATAAACAGTACATAGTTGCCTTCTCTTACCCGGATGTTGAACAGGTCAAAAATTACTGATGCGCTTAGGAATAATGTCAGCAAACCAAAACCAGTCAAAACAGCCGCTGCTAAATAACGTATGCCTTTTTTCATTTTTGTGTCAGCTGTTTCATTTTAAGAAAGGCCAAGCCAAGCCAAACTATAGACAAGGTCATTGCAACAGCACCTACCAAAACCAAAATCGGGGTAAACCCAGGTATACTTCAGATAAAATTCCGATTGGCATCAATAAACCTGCTAAAGCCAGCCAGGAAATGGCTTTTATATATTTTATTTTGTCAATAAAGTGAAGTAATAAATAACCAATAAGAATATTTAAAAAGGCAAAGAGGTTTCCGTGCACATGTGCAAGCCGGGCTTCAAAATGCTTTCCAATACTGTACGAGTTTGCCCATTCCGCTTTTCCGGGTGCAAAGTCACGAAGATAAATAAGCAAAAAGCCATAAGCCATAAAAAAGCCCATGGTCAAAAAACCTATTGCTATGTTGTTTTTCCCGTTCATAATCTGATATTAAAATAATATGATAGAATGTTTGGGTAAGGTACTGTTGATGCCTTATATTAAATATGACTGGCGTCACATTTTTGCCTCGCTGGATCCGTCTGCCGATACGGTAGCCGGAAATGTATTGCCGGTTATTGGTTTTGCAGGTAATAAAAAAGCGCTACCCTCAATGAGTAGCGCAAATACATTTCAGTTGTTACTATTACTTCTTTTTCTCCACCCTCGTCGGTGTATCCTTTCCGCTCACGATCGTTTTACTGCTGATGGCAATGGCTTTAATGATTTCGGCCATATTGTTCATGTCCAGCGTGCCGATCTCATCGCTTTGCTTGTGGTAGTTGGGCTCGTTATTGGGCGCTTCTTCCATTTTAGAGGTGGAGATGGTATGGGCAGGCACACCCAGTTCGGCCAGGGTGGCATTGTCGCTGCGGTAAAATAAATTCTGCTTCGGATAGGGGTCGGGCTCAAAACGGAATCTGGATCCTTCCAGGTTGGCCTGCAATATCTTTCCCATATCGCTTTTTTCGTACCCGGTTATGTAGGCACTGTTAGTGCCCCATTTGCTTTCGGTGCCGATCATTTCAATATTGAACATGGCCATCACGTTGTCCGGGTTCATTTGTTTGCTGAAGTAACGGCTTCCAAATCCCCCGATCTCTTCGGCGGTAAAGGCAACAAATACCAGTGTACGTTCATTGTTCTTTGCCTGGCTGAAATATTTTGCCAGCATCATTACGGCGGTTGTTCCGGCGGCATCGTCATTGGCGCCGTTGAAAATGCTGTCCTGGTTCTTATCGGGTTTGCCAATACCTAAGTGATCGTAATGCCCGCTGAAGACAACGTACTCATCTTTCTTACTCTTGCCCGGAATTACGCCCACTACATTCTTCAGCTTCTGGACCGTTTGTTCATTTTTAACGTGCAGGTTAAAAGAAGCGGGATTGGGGTTGGTGGTCAGCACCAGTACCTGCGAAACACCGGAAGGGAATTTGGCATTGCCGGCAAAGCGCTGCATGCTTTTGAAGCGGCGGGTATGGGCCGTATCCACCAGTATCAATACATTCTTTTCCAGGTCAAACAAAGGGAATACCACTTTATTAAAAGTGTCTGTTGCTTTAACCATGATCACTTCATAATCTTTCAGTGAAGTGATATTCAGCTCCGCCGCTGTTGTAATGGCCGCAACATTATCTGTTGTAAGCGGTTCGTTATCAAGCATGCCTTTTACTTCCACGGGCTTGTTCCGGGTCATGGCAAATTCCTGGAAATAGGATTTTGCACCGCCAAAGAATTGCAGT
This sequence is a window from Chitinophagaceae bacterium. Protein-coding genes within it:
- a CDS encoding M20/M25/M40 family metallo-hydrolase; this encodes MKKLLLTIATGLISLFSFAQNIDKIINAAEVDRIERILSADDMQGRRAFTPGIDKAAEFIASEFAKSKLQFFGGAKSYFQEFAMTRNKPVEVKGMLDNEPLTTDNVAAITTAAELNITSLKDYEVIMVKATDTFNKVVFPLFDLEKNVLILVDTAHTRRFKSMQRFAGNAKFPSGVSQVLVLTTNPNPASFNLHVKNEQTVQKLKNVVGVIPGKSKKDEYVVFSGHYDHLGIGKPDKNQDSIFNGANDDAAGTTAVMMLAKYFSQAKNNERTLVFVAFTAEEIGGFGSRYFSKQMNPDNVMAMFNIEMIGTESKWGTNSAYITGYEKSDMGKILQANLEGSRFRFEPDPYPKQNLFYRSDNATLAELGVPAHTISTSKMEEAPNNEPNYHKQSDEIGTLDMNNMAEIIKAIAISSKTIVSGKDTPTRVEKKK